A window from Fragaria vesca subsp. vesca linkage group LG5, FraVesHawaii_1.0, whole genome shotgun sequence encodes these proteins:
- the LOC101297260 gene encoding protein SRG1-like → MAAVSQALETSNVTSIKSLAESPALSSVPSAYAFNINPNEEADPNDPEFAIPIVDMSLLTSGSPDERAKIIRDLVKICQEWGFFIAVNHGVPESLMKEMIDACHGFFSLPDEEKKEFKSGNDVLEMFKCGTSYNLALDKVLLWRDFFKVRTHPEFHSLNKPASFSVVSLEFSRRSREVALEITRAISESLGLEPDYIYNKMNMDRGIQMLAGNYYPPCPEPEHAIGIPHHTDHGLVTLLIQNEMNGLQVEHNGKWLTVNGPKNGFFVNLADQMQILTNGKYKSVMHRATVNNKATRISIAIPHGPSVDTVIAPAPELCEREGKAPKYLAMNYKEYIQLQQGGKNYKFFLNNGKNYMKSTFDHILA, encoded by the exons ATGGCTGCAGTTTCTCAAGCCTTGGAAACCTCAAATGTCACAAGCATCAAATCACTAGCTGAGTCACCAGCTCTCAGCTCTGTCCCTTCTGCTTATGCCTTCAACATTAACCCCAATGAGGAAGCTGATCCTAATGACCCTGAGTTTGCCATTCCCATTGTTGATATGTCTCTTCTCACCTCTGGTTCTCCTGATGAGCGCGCGAAGATCATCCGCGATCTTGTCAAAATCTGTCAAGAATGGGGCTTCTTCATC GCAGTTAACCACGGAGTACCAGAGAGCCTGATGAAGGAGATGATTGACGCATGCCATGGATTTTTCAGTCTTCCGGATGAGGAGAAGAAGGAGTTTAAGTCAGGAAATGATGTTCTCGAGATGTTCAAGTGTGGAACAAGCTATAATCTAGCATTGGACAAAGTACTTTTATGGAGGGACTTCTTCAAGGTTCGAACACATCCTGAGTTTCACTCTCTCAACAAACCAGCTAGCTTCAG TGTGGTTTCGCTGGAGTTCAGCAGAAGAAGCCGAGAAGTAGCACTGGAAATAACAAGAGCAATATCAGAAAGCTTGGGGTTGGAGCCGGATTACATATATAACAAAATGAACATGGATCGCGGCATACAAATGCTAGCAGGGAACTACTACCCACCTTGCCCTGAGCCTGAGCATGCCATTGGTATACCCCATCATACCGATCATGGTCTAGTCACTCTCCTCATCCAAAATGAAATGAATGGCCTCCAAGTCGAGCACAATGGAAAATGGCTCACTGTCAATGGCCCTAAGAATGGCTTTTTTGTTAACCTTGCAGACCAAATGCAG ATTCTTACAAACGGTAAGTACAAGAGTGTGATGCATCGCGCCACCGTGAACAACAAAGCTACGAGGATATCGATAGCCATACCACATGGACCATCCGTAGACACGGTCATAGCACCGGCACCTGAGTTGTGTGAAAGAGAAGGCAAAGCTCCAAAGTACCTTGCTATGAACTACAAGGAATACATACAACTTCAGCAAGGCGGCAAGAACTACAAGTTCTTTTTGAACAACGGCAAGAACTACATGAAGTCCACATTTGATCACATCCTAGCCTAG
- the LOC101297552 gene encoding protein SRG1-like yields the protein MAAIVVQALETSNVTISIKSVAESQALNSVLSAHAFSINPNDEADPNDPEFAVPIVDMSLLTSGSPDQRAKMAILSKFAINHGVPDSLMKGMIDAYHGFFRLPDEEEEEFKSGNDVLEMFKYGTSFNLALNKVLLWRDFLKVQTHPEFYSLNKPARFSEVSLEFSRRTRDVALEITRAISESLGLEPDYIYNTMNMDHGMQMLVGNYYPPCPQPEHALGVAHHTDHGLVTLLIQNEMNGLQVEHNGKWLAVDGAPNGFFVNLSDQLHILTNGKYKSVKHRATLNNKTTRISIAIPHGPSVDTIVSRQQSYVV from the exons ATGGCTGCAATAGTTGTTCAAGCCCTCGAGACCTCAAATGTCACAATTAGCATCAAATCAGTAGCTGAATCACAAGCTCTCAACTCTGTTCTTTCTGCTCATGCCTTCAGCATAAACCCCAACGATGAAGCTGATCCAAATGACCCTGAGTTTGCTGTTCCCATTGTTGATATGTCTCTTCTCACCTCCGGTTCACCTGATCAACGCGCAAAGATGGCGATCTTGTCAAAATTT GCGATTAACCACGGAGTACCAGATAGCCTGATGAAGGGGATGATTGATGCATATCATGGATTCTTTAGACTTCCAGATGAAGAGGAGGAGGAGTTTAAGTCAGGAAATGATGTTCTTGAGATGTTCAAGTATGGGACAAGCTTTAATCTGGCATTGAACAAAGTACTTCTGTGGAGGGACTTCCTCAAGGTCCAAACACATCCCGAGTTCTACTCCCTCAACAAACCAGCTCGCTTCAG TGAGGTTTCGCTGGAGTTCAGCAGAAGAACCCGAGACGTAGCATTGGAAATAACAAGAGCAATATCAGAAAGTTTAGGGTTGGAGCCGGACTACATATATAACACAATGAACATGGATCACGGCATGCAAATGCTAGTCGGAAACTACTACCCGCCTTGTCCACAGCCTGAACATGCCCTTGGTGTCGCCCATCATACCGATCATGGTCTAGTCACACTCCTCATCCAGAATGAGATGAATGGTCTCCAAGTTGAGCACAATGGGAAATGGCTCGCCGTCGATGGCGCTCCCAACGGCTTCTTCGTTAACCTCTCTGATCAATTGCAT ATTCTTACAAATGGTAAGTACAAGAGTGTAAAGCATCGAGCCACATTGAACAACAAAACTACAAGGATATCGATAGCTATACCACATGGACCATCTGTAGACACGATCGTGAGCCGGCAGCAGAGTTACGTTGTGTGA
- the LOC101309352 gene encoding uncharacterized protein LOC101309352, whose protein sequence is MNQAFLTILSTLGGLINLAVAEGGFCSASSSIIDSGSGTNQLYWKATNPTLSPSHLQDLPGFTRSVFKRDHALITPESHVFSPLPEWTLTSGAYLITPAMGSHFVMYLARMQENSLSGLPPYDAERFIFVVHGDVTLTNVSGTSHKLMVDSYAYLPPNSHHSIRCNASATLVVFERRHSYLDNLPTEQIVGSTDQQPLLETPGEVFQLRKLIPTFLSYDFNIHIMDFQPGEYLNVKEVHYNQHGLLLLEGQGIYRLGDSWYPVQAGDVIWMAPFVPQWYAALGKTRSRYLLYKDVNRNPL, encoded by the exons ATGAACCAAGCTTTCCTAACCATTCTCTCCACACTCGGTG GCTTGATCAACTTGGCAGTGGCTGAAGGCGGGTTTTGCTCTGCATCTTCTTCCATCATCGACTCGGGTTCGGGGACCAATCAGCTGTATTGGAAGGCCACCAATCCCACACTTTCTCCTTCTCATCTTCAAG ACCTGCCAGGATTCACACGAAGTGTGTTCAAAAGAGACCATGCTTTAATTACACCAGAAAGTCATGTCTTTAGCCCTTTACCTGAGTG GACCCTCACGTCAGGAGCATATTTGATTACACCTGCAATGGGCTCACACTTTGTAATGTACCTAGCAAGGATGCAAG AGAACTCGCTGTCTGGACTTCCACCATATGATGCAGAAAG GTTTATATTTGTGGTTCATGGTGATGTGACTTTAACTAATGTTTCTGGTACTAGCCACAAATTAATG GTGGATTCATATGCTTATCTACCTCCTAATTCTCACCATTCCATTAGGTGCAATGCATCTGCTACCCTTGTGGTGTTTGAAAGAAG GCATTCCTATCTGGATAATCTACCTACTGAGCAGATTGTAGGTTCAACAGACCAGCAGCCACTCCTGGAAACTCCAGGCGAG GTCTTTCAACTGAGGAAGCTTATTCCAACTTTTTTATCGTATGACTTCAATATCCAT ATTATGGATTTCCAGCCTGGGGAATATCTTAATGTGAAG GAGGTGCATTACAATCAACATGGTTTATTGCTTCTGGAAGGACAGGGTATTTATCGGTTAGGTGATAGCTG GTACCCTGTTCAGGCAGGAGACGTGATTTGGATGGCGCCATTTGTGCCACAATG GTATGCTGCATTGGGTAAAACTCGGTCACGGTATTTGCTGTACAAAGATGTAAATAGGAATCCATTGTAG
- the LOC101297845 gene encoding uncharacterized protein LOC101297845, which yields MVGLTQARTRSGPIVPGGTPFPSPHRATRPRQHYLTAFIHHQPQCPPLYLSSSTKPTTSPTIMSTTVVTKPRRVPPPCWTQDEAQSLILAYRDRWFALRRANLKAADWDHVAKATAAASSSSSSPPKTALQCRHKMEKLRKRYRAEKQRASNYPGRFFSSWALFHLMDEMESDPDRKPIDEGEFGGKGRNLVNVDRSFSPNGDFDGIGGSVFDLGNELYQNSRFNYRFGENSGFYSEDNEYVNRGGFPSRTRSNGKSDVNLNNSFNQHRDYGIRSDRDYVPSGSLKRNAHCKEFDGYASLSGSKFGKKRSVVGMERDVDPVADLASSIMMLGEGFERMERMKMEMTWEIEKRRMETELKRTEAMNESLQQFVDALLERKKKKKAMVESSHA from the coding sequence ATGGTTGGGCTGACCCAGGCACGCACCAGGAGTGGCCCTATCGTGCCGGGAGGGACTCCTTTTCCCTCGCCGCACCGCGCCACCCGCCCACGTCAGCATTACCTCACCGCCTTCATCCACCACCAACCACAATGCCCACCCTTATATCTCTCCTCCTCCACCAAACCCACCACCTCTCCAACAATCATGTCCACCACCGTCGTCACCAAACCCCGCCGGGTCCCACCGCCCTGCTGGACCCAGGACGAGGCCCAATCCCTCATCCTCGCCTACCGCGACCGCTGGTTCGCCCTCCGCCGCGCCAATCTCAAAGCCGCCGACTGGGACCACGTCGCCAAGGCCACCGCCGCCGCTTCCTCCTCCTCCTCCTCGCCGCCGAAGACCGCGCTGCAGTGCCGCCATAAGATGGAGAAGCTTCGCAAGCGGTACCGCGCTGAGAAGCAACGCGCTTCCAACTACCCGGGTCGGTTCTTCTCGTCGTGGGCTTTGTTTCATCTCATGGATGAGATGGAGTCCGACCCGGATCGGAAACCGATTGATGAGGGTGAGTTTGGAGGTAAGGGTCGTAATTTGGTGAATGTTGATAGGAGTTTTAGCCCTAATGGTGATTTTGATGGAATTGGGGGGAGTGTGTTTGATCTAGGAAATGAATTGTATCAGAATTCTAGGTTTAACTACAGATTTGGTGAGAATTCTGGCTTTTATTCTGAGGATAATGAGTATGTTAATCGAGGCGGGTTTCCTTCGAGAACTAGGAGTAATGGCAAGAGTGATGTGAATCTTAACAACAGTTTTAACCAACATAGGGACTATGGAATTAGAAGTGATAGAGACTATGTACCCAGTGGGAGTTTGAAGCGCAATGCCCATTGTAAGGAGTTTGATGGGTATGCTTCTTTATCGGGATCCAAGTTTGGGAAGAAGAGAAGTGTTGTTGGGATGGAGAGAGATGTGGATCCTGTTGCAGACTTGGCTTCCTCGATTATGATGTTGGGAGAGGGGTTTGAGAGGATGGAGAGAATGAAGATGGAAATGACCTGGGAGATTGAGAAGAGGCGGATGGAGACGGAGCTTAAGCGTACTGAGGCCATGAACGAATCACTCCAGCAGTTTGTGGATGCATTGTTGGAAAGGAAGAAGAAAAAGAAGGCGATGGTAGAGTCTTCCCATGCTTAG
- the LOC101309639 gene encoding cationic amino acid transporter 6, chloroplastic-like — translation MATTTSTTQTLPNNTNTNLSFSNYLHSLSQTPHRLRKRMLATWTPDQELNQVRQRSGADMKRKLKWYDLMALGVGGMLGVGVFVTTGSVAHKTAGPSVFISYIIAGISALLSSLCYTEFSVQIPVAGGAFSYLRVTFGEFVGYFAGANILMEYVLSNAAVARSFTEYLSSAFGQDDPKIWRVEVDGLIKGYNMLDFPAVALILLLTFCLCHSTKESSTLNLIMTVFHVVFFGFIIIAGFCIGSTNNLVKPKGLAPFGVRGVLDGAAIVYFSYIGYDSASTMAEEIQNPSQSLPVGIIGSVVITSLLYCLMALSLCFMVPYNKIAEKVSFSVAFRQIGWDWASNVVGAGASLGIVASLLVAMLGQARYLCVIGRARLVPSWLAKVHPATGTPLNATLFLGLCTASIALFTDLEIVIEMISIGTLLVFYLVANALIYRRYVIITNNPPFQTLLFLFLLSSSAIGFSMSWKLNQQRWGLPLFGMSTVTIIAFFKYMVPCVCNPTGWSMPFMPWPAALSIFLNVFLMTTLKKFSFERFAIWACFITLFYLLYGVHSTYKAEEREGTGIDEVNPRTAVQQIKLEIQVL, via the exons ATGGCTACCACCACCAGCACAACCCAAACTCTTCCCAACAACACAAACACCAATCTTTCCTTCTCCAACTATCTCCATTCTCTGTCCCAAACACCCCACAGGCTCAGAAAGAGAATGCTTGCCACCTGGACCCCAGACCAGGAGCTTAACCAAGTGAGGCAAAGGTCAGGGGCTGACATGAAGAGAAAACTCAAGTGGTATGATCTCATGGCTCTTGGTGTTGGAGGCATGCTTGGTGTTGGAGTCTTTGTCACAACAGGTTCTGTAGCCCACAAAACAGCTGGCCCTTCTGTCTTCATATCCTATATCATAGCAGGAATATCAGCCCTTCTTTCTTCCTTGTGTTACACTGAATTTTCTGTTCAAATTCCAGTCGCCGGTGGTGCTTTTAGTTATCTCCGAGTGACTTTTG GAGAATTTGTAGGTTATTTTGCTGGGGCAAATATACTCATGGAGTATGTACTGTCAAATGCTGCTGTGGCAAGGAGTTTTACTGAGTATTTATCATCTGCATTTGGACAAGATGATCCAAAGATATGGAGAGTAGAAGTGGATGGGTTAATAAAGGGCTATAATATGTTGGACTTCCCAGCTGTTGCTCTTATTCTTCTTCTCACTTTCTGCCTTTGCCATAG TACAAAGGAAAGCTCCACACTGAACCTTATTATGACAGTGTTTCATGTGGTGTTCTTTGGATTTATTATAATTGCTGGTTTCTGCATTGGGAGTACCAACAACTTGGTGAAGCCTAAGGGACTTGCTCCTTTTGGTGTTAGAGGTGTTCTTGATGGGGCTGCTATAGTTTACTTCAGTTACATAGGTTATGATTCGGCTTCAACCATGGCCGAAGAGATCCAGAACCCTTCGCAGAGCCTGCCTGTCGGCATCATTGGTTCCGTTGTCATTACCTCCTTGCTTTACTGCCTTATGGCCTTGTCCTTGTGTTTCATGGTTCCTTACAACAAG ATAGCAGAAAAAGTATCATTTTCAGTGGCTTTCAGACAGATTGGTTGGGACTGGGCAAGTAACGTGGTTGGGGCTGGTGCAAGCTTGGGGATTGTTGCTTCACTATTGGTTGCCATGTTAGGCCAAGCCAGGTACCTTTGTGTAATAGGAAGGGCGCGGCTAGTGCCATCCTGGTTAGCCAAGGTGCATCCTGCAACAGGCACTCCACTGAATGCTACACTCTTCCTGG GACTCTGCACAGCATCAATTGCACTCTTCACTGACCTCGAAATAGTGATTGAAATGATCTCCATTGGCACCCTCTTGGTGTTCTACCTTGTGGCCAATGCTCTCATTTATCGTCGATATGTGATCATCACCAACAACCCTCCATTTCAAACTCTCTTGTTCCTCTTCCTCCTTTCATCTAGTGCCATCGGCTTTTCCATGTCCTGGAAGCTTAACCAACAACGCTGGGGGTTACCGCTTTTCGGAATGTCAACAGTTACAATCATTGCCTTCTTCAAGTACATGGTACCTTGTGTCTGCAATCCCACTGGGTGGTCGATGCCATTCATGCCATGGCCGGCTGCACTATCTATCTTCCTTAATGTGTTCCTCATGACCACACTAAAGAAGTTCTCGTTCGAAAGGTTTGCCATATGGGCATGTTTCATAACATTGTTCTATCTACTGTATGGTGTTCACTCGACTTATAAGGCAGAGGAGAGGGAGGGTACTGGTATTGATGAAGTGAATCCAAGAACAGCAGTGCAACAAATAAAGCTAGAAATTCAAGTACTTTGA